The following coding sequences are from one Buchnera aphidicola (Periphyllus testudinaceus) window:
- a CDS encoding DedA family protein, which yields MELLFNYLSNQTLIYFCLIVAIISFIESLALIGLFIPGMMIMSAIGAIIANSHEKFYPSWISSTIGCLLGDWISYFIGFKFKNWVKKLRIFKKYYVIIKKMIKILNEHSISSIFFGKFIGPARPIIPILSGMLEISFIKKFFLPNFLSCIIWPLIYLIPGMLTVLLIHLPKNHENNIFKKFLIFNIIIIFLSIWTIWKNIQNKKNIIINFLNKRKISWLPKIILIIGIINIIILQFNQNMIILRSSIVKIFYF from the coding sequence ATGGAACTATTATTTAATTATCTTTCTAATCAAACATTAATTTATTTTTGTTTAATAGTTGCAATTATTTCTTTTATAGAATCCTTAGCTTTAATTGGATTATTTATACCTGGAATGATGATCATGTCAGCAATAGGAGCAATTATTGCAAATTCTCATGAAAAATTTTATCCATCATGGATTTCTTCAACAATTGGATGTTTATTAGGAGATTGGATTTCATATTTTATTGGATTTAAATTTAAAAATTGGGTAAAAAAATTAAGAATATTTAAAAAATATTATGTAATTATAAAAAAAATGATAAAAATATTAAATGAACATAGTATATCTTCAATTTTTTTTGGAAAATTTATTGGACCCGCAAGACCAATTATTCCTATTTTATCTGGAATGCTAGAAATATCTTTTATAAAAAAATTTTTTTTACCAAATTTTTTAAGCTGTATTATATGGCCTTTAATATATTTAATACCTGGAATGTTAACAGTATTATTAATACATCTTCCAAAAAATCACGAAAATAATATTTTTAAAAAATTTTTAATTTTTAATATAATAATTATTTTTTTAAGCATATGGACTATTTGGAAAAATATTCAAAATAAAAAAAATATAATTATTAATTTTTTAAATAAAAGAAAAATATCATGGCTTCCAAAAATAATTTTAATAATAGGTATTATAAATATTATTATATTACAATTTAACCAAAATATGATTATTTTAAGATCTTCAATAGTAAAAATATTTTATTTCTAA
- the rsmA gene encoding 16S rRNA (adenine(1518)-N(6)/adenine(1519)-N(6))-dimethyltransferase RsmA — MKKKKKIYKFFKKKYFSQIFLKDVCIIDKIINSIDPKKNDLLFEIGPGLGALTIPLCNLIDNLSVVEIDSDILKFFKKKKIFYKIDFYLKDVLSFDFLNFYLDKDKKKIRLFGNLPYNISTKLLINLTKYNFIFKDLHFMFQKEFANRILAQPNNKFYGRLSILIQYFFKTEKLFDISPDCFSPIPKISSTFLKLSPHKLFSELLFDVNVLSKITKIAFNSRRKVLKNSLYKLFTEKELISLDIDSSLRPENLSLKKYCLLTDFLIKKYI; from the coding sequence ATGAAAAAAAAAAAAAAAATATATAAATTTTTTAAAAAAAAATATTTTAGTCAAATTTTTTTAAAAGATGTTTGTATTATTGATAAAATTATAAATTCTATAGATCCAAAAAAAAATGATTTGTTATTTGAAATTGGTCCTGGTTTAGGAGCTTTAACTATTCCTTTGTGTAATTTAATTGATAATTTATCGGTTGTTGAAATTGATTCTGATATTTTAAAATTTTTTAAAAAAAAAAAAATATTTTACAAAATAGATTTTTATTTAAAAGATGTATTAAGTTTTGATTTTTTAAATTTTTATTTAGATAAAGATAAAAAAAAAATACGACTTTTTGGAAATTTACCGTATAATATTTCTACAAAATTATTAATTAATTTAACAAAATATAATTTTATTTTTAAAGATTTACATTTTATGTTTCAGAAAGAATTTGCAAATAGAATTTTAGCTCAACCTAATAATAAATTTTATGGGAGATTAAGTATTTTAATACAGTATTTTTTTAAAACTGAAAAATTATTTGATATATCTCCAGATTGTTTTTCTCCTATTCCAAAAATTAGTTCTACTTTTTTAAAGTTATCTCCACATAAATTATTTTCTGAATTACTTTTTGATGTTAATGTATTAAGTAAAATTACAAAAATAGCTTTTAATAGTAGACGAAAAGTATTAAAAAATAGTTTATATAAATTATTTACAGAAAAAGAATTAATTTCTTTAGATATTGATTCTAGCTTACGTCCTGAAAATTTATCTTTGAAAAAATATTGTTTGTTGACAGATTTTTTAATAAAAAAATATATTTAG
- a CDS encoding symmetrical bis(5'-nucleosyl)-tetraphosphatase yields the protein MSTYFIGDIHGCYNQFKSLLKKVNFNIVKDQLWITGDLVGRGPDSFKVLEYIFSLEKNVKLVLGNHDLNLISIYYEVQKRSIEKEISDLLNNNNMHDIMNKLRNVPLIQYDKKRKLIMTHAGIFPKWGLNDILKFSNQAHKILSGNNFLKYLKYMNGDFPNFWLNNLNKYDIFRFTINVFTRMRYCYFNGELDFSYKDTPPHFNKNIVPWFTIKNKLGKKYFIFFGHWSSLKDTTTPENIFPLDAGCCWGRYLTIFRWEDKKIFKKKCNLIK from the coding sequence ATGAGTACTTATTTTATAGGTGATATTCATGGATGTTATAATCAATTTAAATCTCTTTTAAAAAAAGTTAATTTTAATATTGTTAAAGATCAATTATGGATAACAGGTGATTTAGTTGGTCGTGGTCCAGATTCTTTTAAAGTTTTAGAGTATATTTTTTCTTTAGAAAAAAATGTAAAATTAGTATTAGGAAATCATGATTTAAATTTAATTTCAATATATTATGAAGTTCAAAAAAGATCTATAGAAAAAGAGATTTCAGATTTATTAAATAACAATAATATGCACGATATTATGAATAAATTAAGAAATGTTCCTTTAATTCAATATGATAAAAAAAGAAAATTAATTATGACACATGCTGGAATTTTTCCTAAATGGGGTTTAAATGATATTTTAAAATTTTCAAATCAAGCTCATAAAATTTTATCAGGAAATAATTTTTTAAAATATTTAAAATATATGAATGGAGATTTTCCTAATTTTTGGTTAAATAATTTAAATAAATATGATATTTTTCGTTTTACAATTAATGTTTTTACTAGAATGCGATATTGTTATTTTAATGGAGAATTAGATTTTAGTTATAAAGATACTCCTCCTCATTTTAATAAAAATATTGTTCCATGGTTTACTATAAAAAATAAATTAGGAAAGAAATATTTTATTTTTTTTGGACATTGGTCTTCATTAAAAGATACAACAACACCAGAAAATATATTTCCTTTAGATGCTGGTTGTTGTTGGGGTAGATATTTAACTATTTTTAGATGGGAAGATAAAAAAATTTTTAAAAAAAAATGTAATTTAATAAAATAA